The following are encoded in a window of Doryrhamphus excisus isolate RoL2022-K1 chromosome 16, RoL_Dexc_1.0, whole genome shotgun sequence genomic DNA:
- the spega gene encoding striated muscle preferentially expressed protein kinase isoform X10 → MESKMAEDTASSPNLNIPLKRAKVSKDQVVPDQGCLTQEPKAPVFIRKLRKAAVGTGCDIRLRVSVAGFPRPSLTWYHNDTILPPSEAQDSGGLWIRDCRTRDAGLYTCVAANELGKASCSAILAIMDLGEDSENTEDETTEPQMEPKGGAGRHQEKGARRRLSGEGDQMMDYNPDVSDRRSTLPGSYDPIVERELRALGSRPPGPNMDPTNPSRTQNDEESYGSLSQEPPHSNWPPPLTHTHPTKAPNHNHDEPRHPDETQQASDANKILPSKLARTGPNIFDKVRTFEERRLSVDLPDLVGSVSGLDRREKGKDASQKRTAFKQRASSLEDNKSYSKRVESYQNKFTEELERIKKLVGRGKIKKAYSTEQLPQKESLMTSRLEPIPPQVIKKLEARQALEGTQAREPGRPQTLVPEKVGPSPMTNYSSQGSTGNFRVAMETALVPQLPGQPLTTAKTRRTRESTQNSPNTPTSAEHLFPPSKDKDRSLSPTGKRASPVTVRESGSQYPAKPPRLTPSPTPSISPHLKRRKAIPTILVEDETVTTEYGGRKEDKRGKRWIGHSAEEPCRSPGSPAHLSDKVNMSLKEEAMELVGGAPAPTKSVNFKEPPYFQAAPCDQLVTEGQDVVISVNVAGQPKPTVHWLKDNVSVKTAGRFSMQETEGGSTEMKITSAKRSDAGLYVCKVVNQYGVKQEECRVEVKAAAQADLKIIQEIKDTSVHGGESAMFECNVTGPPDMDVDWLSNGRLIQPALLNCKMHFDGRRCRLLLNSVHEDDSGIYTCKLSTAKEELTSSASLKVTPSKEPLFTRKLDILEVIAGRTARFDCKVSGSPAPQVTWMHFETRVEENDNVHILSEGGRHSLVITNVSSDTEGFYTAVAQNIHGKSECTAELYMQEHRTAIPSHMSKLEKMPSIPEEPEHVESEVERRTMPDFVKPLADLEVIEGKEAMLHCKVTGLPYPTITWYHNGKRIESSEERKMTQYRDVHSLVMQSVCHADGGVYKAVIANKLGKAACYAHLYVTDIIPDPPDGPPVIEAITGKTISLSWKRPKRLDPSYDPGSLLYVLQQQPLGSIQWSIVASNLRETSYTINSLSKGVRYAFRVLTSTGKTLSKPSPSTDLVQLLDRGPYLRKAPVIVDKADIVYVVDNQPVSIFITLNHVHATVAWKRRGVALVNKPGVCEMRMPDDDQHSLTLQRVKTSDLGQLVVTASNQFGSDLCMMQLAMAVPPKFETIMEDVDVEAGDTSRLAVVVEGKPDPDIFWYKDDVLLSESCYFTFVYDDPEYSLVILNARPEHSGVYTCTAQNMAGSNSCKAELTVHTERKEAIEPMEDKGTILRTMRRLTDYYDLHKEIGRGAFSYVKRATQKKGKKDFAAKFTSARGKRKALALQEMELLSLLDHERIIYFNDAFEKKNVVVLITELCHEELLERMSRRTTVTELEIRRSVQQVLEGLRYLHEKDIAHLDIKPENILMAGASSDQIRICDFGNAIRLESSEEQYCKYGTPEYVSPEIVNQTPVSTATDIWPVGVITYLCLTGVSPFAGENDRATVLNIRNYNVAFEESMFSALCKEAKGFVIKLLVVDRLRPSATECLRHPWFKSESNKGICTARLKQVLSRRRWQRSLIGYKSKMVMRTIPELLNDASSHVSIAVARQLKDGSPPPSSSSDSEADVDELPFIPMPISMFYSDSRVSLNEIPGDEEPRRPRGVADGTEDDPDSTSPNEINRQTKQAPLNKGSSTESEESQTKARRSTMRRGSSADSALLLHVDSGEDNADEDTDTSNNSLKKAVSLELPNRSPSPGMTKLSQEDYALKLELMRQRLLRGGSMDKKMSGLRGPLFETLGMEDERRTGSLERNLRRSRAGPATLTRAASSENAGEDTPKTKVFRKSSSFTQGDSEPMPLHRRYGAPLEIPSVSDSSTEGKKLQEATSMSALTGQTMLESASPTALNSFVYPTPGAVDQSQKKNVEEKRTNKEKVEEVESELRLPSVITPIIVIEEDDEEEDKGKKCQDSNETSQTREESSTYRSSAEAVAVSSGTSDQVPVKSDQGPEPQDNVLSSKHSAVFAKVATGHRSSASSSSSNPDISGVLGCPQLRTDIKDIDSEEVFEARFKKRESSLTRGLRKLTRNKSEEESPLLSRKMGSGGEEVYRPGPRGAPLEMISTGLQEKSKSVQDLREDKDKEPGLGLIGRFSLRGKRSSSIDKKGEKSKDGQESASTKRVTWAIGRSKSLDTKEQEATEHRKADESAISAVRRKFESKVAGISARLRTQSEDRKDQHAERSPKDLDLKRITDSSVLAMRQKFENKVAGNSTKTRSQSDERQEKTEGKRTPLFSRHRHSQSEGRGLQGMGVPENQLAKQVGVGTSKESVGSVSSVHSEKENERRSRWDRWGLTKSKKDKTPSQTDIPSHPPKKDETSSTKKFVRSTSDFPPVFHIKLKDQILLEGEEVTLFCLPAGSPLPVISWMKDRKALLADDRVSLMSHPDGRQLLKILKCSPRDAGVYECLATNPIAAITTTCTLSIAYVPKRPGTPEVPQTYSNTALVLWKPADTKPPCSYTLERKTEGDSTWQTVATGVLDCYYNVTDLPHRGLFRFRVSCVNKAGQGPHSNWSAPVSLDDSAAQDATPVVAVVKTADTPEPLVSPLTPMMTATSSTTSGPEDAHAPVMPPCPATLSSSTGPSSQIAPSAVTNTPHAPKISLKHPSAPFIVPKPQSPVNIVSPMTQTPTTLVTLPSTPTKPVSATTTASVATLPISFTPQVLQTSSLSPIGGGVSMPDRGTPSRCATPSTSLRQGVPQKPYTFLDEKSRGRFGVIRECRENATGKMYMAKIIPYSQENKKDALKEYEILKSLHNEKVLALHEAYVTPRYIVLVAEYCTGKELLHSLIDRFRYSEDDVVGYLVQILQGVEYLHNRRILHLDLKPDNIMVTNMNAIKIVDFGSAQSFNPLSLKQHDSGTGTGTGTVDYMAPEMVKGEVVGPPADIWTVGVVSYIMLSGRLPFEDKDPQQVKSKILMARFDPARLYPNVSQSASAFVKKMLSSYAWARPTTRDCFTHAWLQDSYLMKLRRQTLTFTTSRLKEFLVEQQCRRAESSTKHKVQLRTYQSAPLSPPSASTPPVPGPKSNN, encoded by the exons ATGGAATCCAAGATGGCAGAAGATACAGCATCCAGTCCCAATCTAAACATCCCCCTCAAGAGGGCCAAAGTCTCCAAAGATCAGGTTGTCCCAGACCAGGGGTGTCTAACGCAGGAGCCCAAGGCGCCAGTTTTCATCCGGAAACTCCGCAAGGCAGCAGTGGGAACAGGCTGTGACATCCGCCTGAGGGTTTCAGTGGCGGGTTTTCCCAGACCGTCTCTCACCTGGTACCACAATGACACAATCCTGCCTCCCTCGGAAGCCCAAGACTCAGGAGGGCTGTGGATACGCGACTGCCGTACGCGGGATGCTGGCTTGTACACCTGTGTGGCCGCCAATGAGCTGGGGAAGGCGAGCTGCAGCGCCATCCTTGCTATCATGGACCTTGGAGAAG ACTCTGAGAACACAGAAGATGAGACTACAGAGCCCCAGATGGAACCCAAAGGAGGGGCAGGGAGGCACCAGGAAAAGGGCGCCCGGAGAAGACTTTCAG GAGAGGGGGATCAGATGATGGACTATAACCCTGATGTTTCCGATCGCCGGTCCACGCTTCCAGGCTCTTATGATCCAATCGTAGAACGGGAGCTCCGGGCGCTGGGCTCTCGTCCACCGGGGCCAAACATGGACCCCACAAATCCATCCAG GACTCAAAACGATGAAGAATCATATGGGAGTCTCTCCCAGGAGCCCCCACACTCTAATTGGCCAcctcccctcacacacacacaccccaccaAAGCCCCAAATCACAACCATGATGAACCCAGACATCCCGATGAGACACAGCAGGCATCTGACGCTAATAAGATCCTGCCATCCAAGTTGGCTCGTACTGGGCCCAACATCTTTGACAAGGTCCGGACTTTTGAGGAGCGAAGGTTGAGTGTTGATCTGCCGGATCTCGTTGGATCGGTTTCAGGGTTGGATCGCAGAGAAAAGGGCAAGGACGCCTCCCAAAAACGGACAGCCTTCAAGCAACGAGCCTCCTCTTTGGAGGACAACAAGAGCTACTCAAAGCGTGTTGAGAGTTACCAGAATAAGTTCACGGAGGAGCTAGAGAGGATTAAAAAGCTTGTCGgcagaggaaaaataaaaaaggcataTTCTACTGAGCAGCTGCCGCAAAAAGAGTCGCTGATGACGAGCaggttggagcctatccctccACAAGTGATTAAAAAGCTGGAGGCACGGCAAGCTTTGGAAGGAACACAGGCCCGGGAGCCTGGTAGACCACAAACTCTAGTTCCTGAAAAAGTTGGGCCAAGCCCAATGACAAATTACTCATCACAAGGAAGCACTGGGAATTTTagagttgccatggagacagcACTAGTTCCCCAGTTGCCAGGGCAACCATTGACAACAGCCAAGACCAGACGCACCAG GGAAAGCACACAGAACTCTCCCAACACTCCCACCTCAGCAGAACATCTATTTCCTCCAAGCAAGGACAAGGACAGATCCCTCAGTCCAACGGGAAAAAGAGCATCACCGGTCACAGTTAGGGAATCAGGGTCACAGTATCCAGCCAAACCGCCCAGGCTCACCCCGTCACCCACACCTTCCATCAGCCCCCACCTGAAGAGAAGGAAGGCCATTCCTACCATCCTGGTGGAAGATGAAACTGTAACCACGGAATATGGTGGGAGGAAAGAAGACAAACGTGGCAAACGCTGGATCGGTCACTCTGCAGAAG AGCCATGCAGGAGCCCTGGAAGCCCCGCCCACCTTTCAGATAAGGTGAACATGAGCCTAAAAGAGGAGGCGATGGAACTTGTTGGAGGAGCTCCTGCTCCGACTAAAAGTGTCAACTTCAAGGAGCCCCCCTATTTCCAG GCGGCGCCGTGTGACCAATTGGTGACGGAGGGCCAGGATGTTGTCATCTCGGTGAACGTCGCAGGGCAGCCGAAACCTACGGTTCACTG GCTGAAGGACAATGTTTCAGTGAAGACAGCAGGACGCTTCTCCATGCAGGAGACAGAAGGTGGGTCCACCGAGATGAAAATCACCTCAGCAAAGAGGTCAGACGCGGGGCTGTACGTCTGCAAGGTTGTCAACCAGTATGGAGTAAAACAAGAGGAGTGCAGagtggaggtcaaag CTGCAGCACAGGCCGACCTGAAAATTATTCAGGAGATCAAAGACACGTCAGTGCACGGTGGTGAGTCGGCCATGTTTGAGTGCAATGTCACGGGGCCTCCGGACATGGACGTGGATTGGCTGTCCAACGGAAGGCTGATCCAGCCGGCGTTGCTCAACTGCAAGATGCACTTTGACGGTCGGAG GTGCCGCCTGTTGCTAAATTCCGTTCATGAAGATGACAGCGGGATATACACTTGCAAGTTGAGCACGGCTAAAG AGGAGTTGACCTCCAGTGCGAGTCTCAAGGTCACTCCGTCCAAGGAGCCGTTGTTCACTCGTAAGCTGGACATCCTTGAGGTCATCGCAGGTCGGACAGCCCGTTTTGACTGCAAGGTGAGCGGGTCACCGGCGCCACAAGTCACCTGGATGCATTTTG AAACCAGAGTGGAGGAGAACGACAATGTGCACATTCTCAGTGAGGGAGGGCGCCACTCGCTCGTCATCACCAACGTCAGCAGTGACACAGAAGGTTTCTACACGGCCGTGGCGCAGAACATTCACGGGAAGTCTGAATGCACCGCTGAGCTGTACATGCAGGAGCACAGGACCGCCATCCCTTCTCACAT GTCCAAACTGGAGAAGATGCCATCCATTCCAGAGGAGCCGGAACATGTCGAGAGTGAAGTGGAGAGGAGAACCATGCCGGACTTTGTCAAACCTCTGGCTGACCTGGAAGTCATTGAGGGCAAAGAGGCTATGCTTCACTGCAAGGTGACGGGACTGCCTTACCCAACCATCACCTGGTACCACAACGGAAAGCGCATTGAGAGCAGCGAGGAACGCAAAATGACTCAGT ACAGGGATGTCCACAGCCTGGTCATGCAGAGTGTTTGTCACGCGGACGGTGGTGTCTACAAGGCCGTGATTGCTAACAAACTGGGCAAAGCGGCCTGTTACGCACATTTATACGTCACAG ATATCATTCCAGATCCACCCGACGGCCCGCCTGTCATAGAAGCCATCACAGGGAAAACTATAAGCCTTAGCTGGAAGAGACCAAAGAGACTGGACCCATCTTATG ACCCTGGTTCCTTGCTATACGTGCTCCAGCAGCAACCTCTGGGCTCCATCCAGTGGTCCATTGTGGCGTCCAATCTGAGGGAGACCAGCTACACCATCAACAGCCTATCCAAGGGAGTCCGCTATGCCTTTAGGGTCCTGACGTCTACTGGCAAGACGCTCAGCAAGCCTTCACCGTCTACTGATCTGGTCCAGCTGCTGGACAGAG GACCCTATTTGAGGAAAGCGCCGGTGATCGTGGACAAAGCTGACATTGTGTATGTGGTTGACAACCAACCTGTGAGCATCTTCATCACCCTGAACCATGTGCACGCTACTGTAGCCTGGAAAAG GAGGGGCGTGGCCTTGGTCAACAAACCCGGGGTGTGTGAAATGAGAATGCCGGATGATGATCAACACTCCCTGACGCTTCAGCGGGTCAAGACTTCTGACCTTGGTCAGCTGGTGGTGACGGCCAGCAACCAGTTTGGCAGCGACCTCTGCATGATGCAGCTCGCCATGGCAG TGCCACCTAAGTTTGAAACAATCATGGAGGACGTTGATGTGGAGGCCGGAGATACATCCCGACTGGCTGTTGTGGTCGAAGGGAAACCGGATCCAGACATTTTTTGGTACAAG GATGATGTGCTTCTCTCCGAGAGTTGCTATTTCACCTTTGTTTATGATGACCCGGAATATTCTCTCGTGATCCTCAATGCCCGTCCCGAGCACTCTGGTGTGTATACATGCACGGCACAAAACATGGCCGGGTCCAACTCCTGCAAGGCTGAACTGACAGTTCACACAG AGCGTAAGGAGGCAATAGAGCCAATGGAAGACAAGGGAACCATTCTCAGGACGATGCGACGCCTGACAGACTACTACGACCTCCACAAGGAGATAGGCAG gGGAGCCTTCTCTTATGTAAAACGGGCCACTCAGAAGAAGGGAAAGAAGGATTTTGCTGCCAAGTTCACATCTGCACGCGGGAAAAGGAAAGCCTTGGCACTGCAAGAGATGGAACTGCTGTCCCTGCTGGACCATGAGCGGATCATCTACTTCAACGATGCCTTTGAGAAGAAGAACGTGGTAGTGCTCATAACAGAATT GTGTCACGAGGAGCTGCTGGAACGAATGTCCAGAAGAACAACGGTCACGGAGCTGGAA ATTCGTCGAAGTGTTCAGCAGGTGTTAGAAGGCCTTCGCTACCTTCATGAGAAAGACATCGCACACCTGGACATCAAG CCAGAAAACATTTTGATGGCTGGTGCCAGCAGCGACCAGATCCGCATTTGTGACTTTGGTAACGCCATCAGACTAGAGTCCTCCGAAGAGCAGTATTGCAAGTACGGCACACCAGAATACGTGAGCCCAGAAATTGTGAACCAAACCCCCGTTTCCACAGCAACAGACATATG GCCAGTTGGGGTCATTACATATCTCTG CCTGACAGGAGTGTCCCCGTTTGCCGGTGAAAACGACAGAGCCACGGTGCTAAACATTCGCAACTACAATGTGGCCTTTGAGGAGAGTATGTTCTCTGCCCTCTGCAAAGAGGCAAAGGGGTTCGTCATCAAGCTCCTGGTCGTGGACCGCCT GAGGCCGAGTGCCACTGAGTGCCTACGACATCCTTGGTTCAAG TCAGAAAGCAACAAGGGCATCTGCACTGCAAGACTCAAGCAGGTTTTGTCTAGAAGGCGATGGCAG CGCTCCCTCATCGGTTACAAATCCAAGATGGTGATGCGGACGATCCCAGAGCTACTGAACGACGCATCCAGCCACGTCTCCATTGCAGTGGCGCGGCAATTAAAAGATGGCTCGCCGCCGCCTTCCTCGTCCTCCGACTCTGAGGCAGATGTGGATGAGCTTCCCTTCATTCCAATGCCGATATCGATGTTCTACTCCGATTCTAGAGTCTCCCTGAATGAGATCCCCGGCGATGAGGAACCAAGGAGGCCCCGTGGTGTTGCTGATGGGACTGAGGATGACCCGGACTCGACCAGTCCAAATGAGATAAATCGACAGACAAAACAAGCTCCACTTAATAAAGGATCAAGCACGGAGTCCGAAGAATCTCAGACGAAAGCCAGAAGATCTACCATGAGGAGAGGCAGCTCTGCTGACTCTGCACTGCTTCTCCACGTGGACTCAGGGGAGGACAATGCCGATGAGGATACAGACACAAGCAACAACAGTCTGAAAAAGGCGGTTTCTCTGGAACTGCCAAACCGTAGCCCAAGCCCTGGCATGACAAAGTTAAGCCAGGAGGATTACGCCTTGAAGCTGGAGCTCATGAGACAACGGCTGCTCAGGGGAGGTAGCATGGATAAAAAGATGAGCGGCCTGCGAGGACCCTTGTTTGAAACACTGGGCATGGAAGATGAGAGACGGACAGGGTCTCTTGAACGCAATCTGAGGAGATCCAGAGCCGGACCGGCCACACTCACAAGAGCTGCATCCTCTGAGAATGCTGGAGAGGACACGCCAAAGACCAAAGTTTTTCGGAAAAGCTCCTCCTTTACCCAGGGAGATTCTGAGCCCATGCCCCTTCACCGCAGGTATGGAGCACCCTTGGAGATCCCATCTGTGAGCGACAGCAGCACTGAGGGGAAGAAGCTTCAGGAGGCAACATCCATGTCGGCCCTAACAGGACAGACGATGCTGGAGTCCGCATCACCAACTGCGCTCAACTCATTTGTGTACCCAACACCAGGGGCAGTGGACCAAAGTCAAAAAAAGAATGTTGAAGAAAAAAGGACCAACAAAGAAAAGGTAGAAGAAGTAGAATCCGAGTTGAGATTACCTTCCGTTATTACTCCTATCATTGTGATcgaggaggatgatgaggaagaggacaaaggaaaaaaatgtcaggacAGTAACGAAACATCCCAAACCCGTGAAGAATCATCTACATACAGAAGCAGTGCAGAAGCTGTCGCTGTGTCATCTGGAACATCTGACCAGGTTCCTGTCAAATCAGACCAAGGACCTGAGCCTCAAGATAATGTTTTATCCTCAAAACACTCGGCAGTGTTTGCAAAAGTAGCAACAGGACACAGATCCTCTGCTTCCAGTTCCTCGTCAAACCCAGATATTTCTGGCGTGCTGGGCTGCCCACAACTGAGAACGGATATCAAAGACATTGACTCAGAGGAGGTCTTTGAGGCCAGATTTAAGAAGCGAGAATCATCTTTGACACGCGGCCTTAGAAAGCTAACCAGAAACAAGTCTGAGGAGGAATCACCCCTCCTAAGCCGAAAGATGGGcagtggaggtgaggaggtttACAGGCCAGGGCCAAGGGGAGCACCTTTGGAGATGATCTCCACGGGACTACAGGAGAAGTCCAAATCAGTTCAAGACCTACGGGAAGATAAGGATAAGGAACCAGGACTGGGTCTTATCGGGAGGTTTTCATTGCGGGGTAAGAGATCCTCATCCATTGATAAAAAAGGGGAGAAATCGAAGGATGGTCAGGAAAGTGCATCCACTAAGAGGGTCACTTGGGCGATTGGTCGAAGTAAATCTCTGGACACCAAGGAGCAAGAAGCCACAGAACATAGAAAGGCTGATGAGTCTGCAATTTCTGCTGTGAGGCGGAAGTTTGAGTCCAAAGTGGCAGGAATCTCTGCCAGACTAAGGACCCAGTCGGAGGACAGGAAGGATCAACATGCCGAGAGAAGTCCGAAAGATCTGGATTTGAAAAGGATCACAGATTCTTCCGTCCTTGCAATGCGACAGAAGTTTGAGAATAAAGTGGCGGGAAATTCGACAAAGACGCGCAGTCAGTCAGATGAGCGACAGGAGAAGACGGAAGGAAAGAGGACACCCCTGTTTTCTCGCCATCGCCACTCACAGTCCGAGGGGCGTGGACTGCAAGGAATGGGGGTGCCGGAGAATCAGCTTGCAAAACAGGTTGGCGTGGGCACGTCGAAGGAGTCGGTTGGATCTGTTTCAAGTGTTCATTCTGAGAAAGAGAACGAGCGACGCTCTCGATGGGACAGGTGGGGTCTGACCAAGAGCAAAAAGGACAAAACACCTTCTCAGACTGACATTCCTtcacacccccccaaaaaagatgaGACCTCATCCACAAAGAAGTTTGTCCGTTCCACTTCTGATTTCCCACCTGTGTTCCACATCAAACTCAAAGACCAAATCCtcttggagggggaggaggtcACCCTCTTCTGTCTCCCAGCTGGaagtccacttcctgtcatctCATGGATGAAAG ATCGTAAAGCTCTGCTGGCGGATGACCGAGTCAGTCTGATGTCCCATCCCGATGGCAGGCAGCTTCTTAAAATCCTGAAATGTAGCCCCAGAGATGCCGGAGTGTACGAGTGCTTAGCTACAAATCCCATCGCTGCCATCACCACCACCTGTACTCTGTCAATAGCTT ATGTTCCCAAGCGACCAGGGACCCCTGAGGTCCCTCAGACGTACAGCAACACCGCTCTGGTGCTTTGGAAGCCGGCAGACACCAAGCCTCCATGCAGCTACACTCTGGAAAGAAAGACAGAAG GAGATTCAACCTGGCAAACGGTAGCCACCGGAGTGCTTGACTGCTACTACAACGTGACGGACTTACCACACAGGGGCTTGTTTCGGTTCCGTGTGTCCTGTGTAAACAAGGCAGGACAGGGGCCACATAGCAACTGGTCCGCTCCAGTCAGTTTGGACGACTCAGCAG CTCAAGACGCTACACCTGTGGTGGCTGTTGTTAAGACGGCAGACACACCTGAGCCTCTGGTGTCACCACTCACACCCATGATGACTGCCACCAGCTCCACCACATCAGGTCCTGAAGATGCACACGCACCAGTGATGCCCCCTTGTCCTGCGACATTGTCATCATCTACTGGGCCTTCCAGCCAGATAGCTCCCTCTGCCGTCACAAACACACCACATGCTCCAAAAATAAGCTTGAAACATCCCTCTGCACCATTTATAGTCCCCAAACCGCAGAGTCCAGTGAACATTGTGTCTCCTATGACCCAGACCCCCACCACCCTTGTAACGCTACCCTCAACCCCCACCAAACCAGTTTCAGCGACCACCACAGCTTCTGTGGCCACATTGCCCATCTCCTTCACCCCTCAAGTACTCCAAACATCCAGCCTGAGCCCCATCGGGGGAGGGGTCAGTATGCCCGACAGAGGCACCCCATCCAGGTGTGCTACACCATCTACGAGTCTAAGGCAAGGGGTTCCACAGAAACCGTACACCTTCCTAGATGAGAAATCCAG GGGTCGTTTTGGAGTCATTCGGGAATGCCGTGAGAATGCCACAGGCAAAATGTACATGGCCAAGATCATCCCCTATAGCCAGGAGAACAAAAAGGACGCGTTGAAGGAGTATGAGATCCTGAAATCTCTGCACAATGAAAAAGTTCTGGCATTGCACGAGGCCTACGTCACACCGCGCTACATTGTGCTGGTGGCAGAGTATTGCACAGGCAAAGAGCTTCTGCACAGCCTCATAGACAG GTTTCGCTACTCTGAGGATGACGTGGTGGGTTACTTGGTCCAGATCCTTCAGGGAGTCGAGTACCTCCACAACCGCAGGATCCTCCACCTGGACCTGAAACCCGACAACATCATGGTGACAAACATGAACGCCATCAAGATTGTGGACTTTGGAAGCGCTCAGAGCTTCAACCCGCTCAGTCTGAAGCAGCACGACTctggaacaggaacaggaacaggaactgTGGACTACATGG CTCCAGAGATGGTGAAAGGTGAAGTGGTGGGGCCCCCAGCAGATATTTGGACTGTTGGCGTTGTTAGCTACATTAT GCTCAGCGGCCGTCTGCCCTTTGAAGACAAAGACCCGCAGCAGGTTAAGTCCAAGATCCTGATGGCGAGGTTTGATCCAGCAAGACTGTACCCCAACGTGTCCCAAAGTGCCTCTGCTTTCGTCAAGAAGATGCTGAGCAGCTATGCTTG